The proteins below are encoded in one region of Paenarthrobacter ilicis:
- a CDS encoding NlpC/P60 family protein, protein MSSSILRGRRKADSVRPNPFISISKAVASNASGAGRQAAVIAAASGLVLTGSIAAHAAEAPVQRDSSPATVAETVSEAPTKVVTALSTATVNFERPAVASVAAPVIEKPAPVVEAPVVAKKAAVAPAAATAPVAKAAAAAPAAAAPAAAPAAAAPAVGGVNAAMVASAYAQIGIMQDCTAMVERALGSAGIPVGDLAPMQFMNYGRVVSDPQPGDMIVQSGHVAIYIGNGQAISGGINGNQTGIHPISWLTATGPVTYVRAGA, encoded by the coding sequence ATGTCTTCAAGCATTCTTCGCGGCCGTCGTAAGGCGGACAGCGTACGTCCTAATCCGTTCATCTCCATCTCCAAGGCTGTTGCCAGCAACGCTTCCGGCGCTGGCCGCCAGGCAGCTGTTATCGCGGCAGCTTCGGGCCTTGTCCTGACCGGCTCCATTGCTGCCCACGCAGCTGAAGCTCCGGTTCAGCGCGACTCCAGCCCGGCCACCGTGGCAGAGACCGTCTCGGAGGCACCCACCAAGGTTGTCACCGCACTCTCCACCGCCACCGTCAACTTCGAGCGTCCCGCCGTTGCTTCCGTAGCAGCTCCGGTCATCGAAAAGCCGGCTCCGGTTGTTGAAGCTCCTGTTGTTGCCAAGAAGGCAGCCGTCGCCCCCGCCGCCGCAACGGCTCCCGTTGCCAAGGCTGCTGCAGCTGCTCCCGCCGCTGCTGCTCCGGCTGCTGCACCCGCAGCCGCTGCTCCCGCCGTCGGTGGAGTGAACGCAGCCATGGTTGCTTCCGCTTACGCCCAGATCGGCATCATGCAGGACTGCACCGCCATGGTGGAAAGGGCGCTGGGTTCCGCTGGTATTCCTGTTGGCGACCTCGCCCCCATGCAGTTCATGAACTACGGCCGGGTTGTCAGCGATCCCCAGCCTGGTGACATGATCGTCCAGTCCGGCCACGTAGCCATCTACATCGGCAACGGCCAGGCCATCAGCGGTGGCATCAACGGCAACCAGACGGGTATCCACCCCATCAGCTGGTTGACTGCAACTGGTCCCGTTACGTACGTACGCGCAGGCGCATAA
- a CDS encoding NAD(P)-binding protein: protein MSVTPDSGAERTTTVVIGAGLSGLAVASELSRYGVGSIVVEGFGGLTGSGSSPHTGMLQRCDVADPAMQERSEILRHLRNYAASHQLDVRSTTRAVRLDFLGADAAQQTAHGLARKVATASLSNGLASGPLEVAPRQWAVHTAHGILLADHVVVTRCAQSQLRRMLAELGIAVGQNFAAAMRALGMHLVGVGELITPTPKEVLRQAKAVGQAISSKVALPAGPGIALA, encoded by the coding sequence GTGTCAGTCACGCCTGATTCCGGTGCGGAACGAACCACCACAGTAGTCATTGGAGCCGGCCTCTCCGGTTTGGCCGTTGCGAGCGAACTCAGCCGCTACGGAGTCGGATCAATTGTGGTGGAGGGCTTTGGTGGTCTGACGGGTTCCGGATCGTCCCCCCACACAGGGATGCTCCAACGCTGCGATGTTGCCGATCCCGCCATGCAGGAACGCAGCGAAATTCTCCGCCACCTGCGCAACTACGCAGCCAGCCACCAGCTTGATGTCCGCAGCACCACCCGCGCCGTCCGCCTTGATTTCCTGGGCGCTGACGCAGCCCAGCAGACTGCCCATGGGCTGGCCAGGAAGGTCGCCACAGCCAGCCTGAGCAACGGCCTTGCCTCCGGACCACTGGAAGTAGCACCCCGCCAATGGGCAGTCCACACTGCGCACGGGATCCTGCTGGCAGACCATGTGGTGGTGACGCGCTGCGCCCAGAGCCAACTGCGCCGCATGTTGGCCGAGCTGGGAATTGCCGTGGGACAGAACTTTGCGGCAGCCATGCGTGCACTGGGGATGCACCTGGTGGGAGTGGGAGAACTCATCACACCCACGCCCAAAGAGGTGCTCCGGCAAGCGAAAGCCGTGGGGCAAGCAATCTCCTCCAAGGTGGCGCTCCCGGCCGGACCCGGCATAGCCCTGGCCTGA
- a CDS encoding universal stress protein, with protein MDQHGRHSEVPNDGEDQAVAPGGIVVGVDGSEHGQCALVWAAREAERRQLPLHIVTAYSVPIFAASGLDGGYATVDDSVIREGADAIVKQALDKVSSYNIDVDATVENGDAAGVLLDLSAEAALLVFGSRGRGGFVGRLLGSVSSALPAHAKCPTVTVPLYCANRLGESTEDKHIKAEHAKTGPRAVENIVAVGVDGSEQARVAVLEAAEQAQRMGAKLRVICAVPQYSGSLAWVPAPLDRDALFADIKVQLDAGAAWLKSHFPSLPIETELRDGSPVDVLVDTSRGVELIVLGTRGRGGFAGMLLGSTSDGVLHHAKGPVLVVPDREDPRLADRPNFGPMLGVA; from the coding sequence ATGGACCAGCACGGTAGACACAGTGAAGTGCCAAACGATGGCGAGGACCAGGCTGTAGCACCCGGCGGAATCGTTGTGGGCGTGGACGGATCGGAGCATGGGCAGTGTGCCCTGGTGTGGGCGGCCCGTGAGGCGGAGCGCCGCCAGTTGCCCCTGCACATTGTGACCGCGTATTCGGTTCCTATTTTTGCGGCCTCGGGGCTGGATGGCGGATACGCTACCGTTGACGATTCCGTCATCCGTGAGGGCGCTGACGCCATCGTCAAGCAGGCCCTGGACAAGGTTTCTTCCTACAACATTGACGTGGATGCCACGGTGGAGAATGGCGACGCCGCCGGAGTGCTCCTGGACCTTTCCGCCGAGGCCGCCCTGCTGGTCTTCGGCAGCCGGGGACGCGGCGGCTTCGTAGGGCGCTTGCTGGGTTCTGTCAGCAGTGCACTCCCGGCGCACGCCAAGTGCCCCACGGTTACGGTTCCCCTCTACTGCGCCAACAGGCTGGGTGAGAGCACCGAGGACAAACACATCAAGGCCGAACACGCCAAGACCGGCCCGCGGGCCGTGGAGAACATCGTTGCTGTGGGCGTGGATGGCTCTGAGCAGGCCCGTGTAGCTGTTTTGGAAGCGGCCGAGCAAGCACAGCGCATGGGCGCCAAGCTGCGCGTCATTTGCGCCGTTCCCCAGTACAGCGGGTCGTTGGCCTGGGTTCCTGCTCCGTTGGACCGGGATGCACTGTTTGCCGATATCAAGGTCCAACTGGACGCCGGTGCTGCCTGGCTGAAGAGCCACTTCCCGTCGCTTCCCATTGAGACCGAACTGCGGGATGGTTCACCGGTGGACGTTTTGGTGGACACCAGCCGCGGTGTGGAACTGATTGTGCTGGGCACCCGCGGGCGCGGTGGCTTCGCAGGAATGCTCCTTGGATCCACCTCGGACGGCGTTCTGCATCACGCGAAGGGGCCCGTGCTGGTGGTTCCGGACAGGGAAGACCCCCGGCTCGCTGACCGTCCAAACTTCGGGCCCATGCTGGGCGTGGCCTAG
- a CDS encoding type 1 glutamine amidotransferase domain-containing protein: MKKILMVLTSVSEIGDTGEKTGYNVAEAAHPWKVFKDSGHFVDFASIKGGQPPRDEVDTDDPIQVAFTEDETTRAGLYNTARVDVVDPGQYDAVYLVGGHGTMWDFPDSEGLQNLVASVYNAGGLVGAVCHGPAGLLNVELDNGFRLVQGRDVAAFTNDEEVAAGKDKVIPFFLADRLEEQGARHVSAGVFEEKVVVDERLVTGQNPASAAGVAKEMEKLFAEVIHQEKAEEQQEAEALRAEKDAQKQAAADAEN, encoded by the coding sequence ATGAAGAAAATCCTCATGGTACTGACCAGCGTTTCCGAGATCGGCGATACCGGCGAAAAGACCGGCTACAACGTGGCCGAGGCAGCACATCCCTGGAAGGTCTTCAAAGATTCCGGGCATTTCGTCGATTTCGCCTCCATCAAGGGCGGCCAGCCACCCCGCGATGAGGTGGACACGGATGACCCCATCCAGGTGGCGTTCACCGAGGACGAGACCACCCGCGCCGGCCTGTACAACACCGCACGCGTGGACGTTGTTGACCCCGGCCAGTACGACGCCGTCTACCTGGTGGGCGGCCACGGAACCATGTGGGACTTCCCGGACAGCGAAGGGCTGCAGAACCTGGTTGCCAGCGTCTACAACGCCGGAGGCCTGGTGGGTGCTGTATGCCACGGACCGGCAGGCCTGCTGAATGTGGAATTGGATAATGGCTTCCGATTGGTCCAGGGCCGCGACGTCGCCGCCTTTACCAACGATGAGGAGGTGGCCGCAGGCAAGGACAAGGTCATCCCGTTCTTCTTGGCAGACCGGCTGGAAGAACAAGGCGCCCGCCACGTGTCCGCCGGTGTCTTCGAAGAAAAAGTCGTCGTGGACGAGCGCTTGGTAACCGGCCAGAACCCGGCCTCCGCCGCGGGAGTCGCCAAGGAGATGGAGAAACTCTTCGCAGAGGTCATCCATCAGGAAAAGGCTGAGGAGCAGCAAGAGGCCGAGGCCCTGCGTGCCGAGAAGGATGCCCAGAAGCAGGCAGCGGCAGACGCGGAAAACTGA
- a CDS encoding 4'-phosphopantetheinyl transferase family protein, translating to MNSKAGTPGVGYLIMPSAGVEAACSGAGGMDRFLTAAEKNARRRYRTSADSRDYAASHVLLRLLAAHRLGLDALDSPDLDITRQCPGCGSSAHGRTAMPGMSLSLSRSNGLVMAAVGPAAARVGADVELVPPALFDGFDGYVLSPGTPAAKDVRERMRQWVAKEAILKAAGLGLSVQPSTVALVSDGESRGVLRAECPDQPLVHGLRVHPVPATPTHLAAVSARTIDPPGLMNAAEVLPSGGARLASMSLQISKA from the coding sequence GTGAACAGCAAGGCAGGGACCCCCGGCGTCGGATACTTGATCATGCCCTCCGCCGGCGTTGAGGCGGCCTGTTCCGGCGCCGGCGGCATGGACCGCTTCCTCACCGCCGCAGAAAAGAACGCACGACGGCGGTACCGCACCTCTGCGGACAGCCGCGACTATGCGGCGTCCCATGTACTGCTTCGCCTGCTCGCAGCACACCGGCTGGGCCTGGATGCCCTCGATTCGCCGGATCTGGACATCACCCGCCAATGCCCTGGATGCGGCAGTTCAGCCCACGGGAGGACGGCGATGCCTGGAATGTCGCTCAGCCTTTCCCGCAGCAACGGCCTGGTGATGGCGGCAGTGGGACCGGCCGCTGCCAGGGTGGGTGCGGACGTGGAACTGGTTCCTCCGGCACTCTTTGACGGCTTTGATGGCTACGTCCTTTCCCCCGGGACACCGGCCGCCAAGGATGTGCGGGAAAGGATGCGCCAGTGGGTTGCCAAGGAGGCCATCCTGAAGGCGGCGGGGCTGGGACTCAGCGTCCAGCCGTCCACCGTGGCACTGGTTTCCGACGGCGAATCGCGCGGGGTTCTTCGGGCGGAGTGTCCGGATCAACCCCTGGTGCACGGGCTCAGGGTTCATCCCGTCCCGGCCACCCCAACCCACCTGGCTGCCGTTTCTGCCAGGACCATCGACCCGCCCGGGTTGATGAATGCCGCCGAAGTACTGCCTTCCGGCGGTGCCCGGCTGGCTTCAATGAGCTTGCAAATCAGCAAGGCGTAG
- a CDS encoding ABC transporter permease: MSVITAAVRDSSVIAHRNLLNVLRTPGALVTGVVQPVMFVLLLGFVFGGSLGGDQYRSFLIGGILAQTLTFNASFTAVYLAKDLQLGLIDRFRSLPMSRVAVILGRTTSDLYTSVISIAVTLLCGIAVGWRMNTGALQLLAALGVLLLFAFAVSWIGALIALTARSVEVAQSLGLVWLFPVTFVSGAFVSTASLPGPLRAIAEWNPVTSVATAVRGLFGNAAPSGFVAPGGWPADNALLYAVACSLAIIAVFAPLAIMKYRRISKL, encoded by the coding sequence ATGAGCGTCATCACTGCCGCTGTCCGGGACAGCTCCGTCATTGCCCACCGCAACCTGCTCAATGTTCTCCGCACGCCCGGCGCCCTGGTCACCGGCGTCGTGCAGCCGGTCATGTTCGTCCTTCTTTTGGGCTTCGTCTTCGGCGGCTCCCTGGGTGGTGACCAGTACCGCAGTTTCCTCATTGGCGGCATCCTCGCCCAGACCCTGACATTCAACGCGTCCTTTACGGCCGTGTACCTGGCCAAAGACCTCCAGCTCGGACTCATTGACCGTTTCCGCTCCCTGCCCATGTCCCGGGTGGCGGTGATCCTGGGACGCACCACCTCGGACCTCTACACCAGCGTCATCTCCATCGCGGTTACCCTGCTGTGCGGGATTGCCGTGGGGTGGCGGATGAACACGGGGGCCCTGCAACTGCTCGCTGCGCTGGGCGTCCTGCTGCTCTTCGCCTTCGCGGTGTCCTGGATCGGGGCACTGATTGCCCTCACCGCCCGCAGCGTGGAAGTCGCGCAAAGCCTTGGCCTGGTGTGGCTCTTCCCTGTCACTTTCGTGTCGGGCGCCTTCGTTTCCACCGCTTCGCTCCCGGGTCCGCTGCGTGCCATCGCCGAATGGAACCCTGTGACGTCCGTGGCCACGGCCGTGCGTGGGCTCTTCGGAAACGCCGCACCATCAGGCTTCGTTGCGCCGGGTGGGTGGCCTGCGGACAACGCCCTGCTCTACGCCGTCGCATGCAGCCTTGCCATCATCGCGGTCTTCGCGCCCCTGGCGATCATGAAGTACCGGCGCATCAGCAAGCTGTGA
- a CDS encoding ATP-binding cassette domain-containing protein — MIRVDNVRKSYGSFTALDGLTLDAPEGTVLGLLGPNGSGKTTTVKVLTTLLTPDSGDAWVAGHSVRTDPELVRRNLGLSGQYAAVDEKLTAFENLHMVGRLYGMNRRNATARAHELLADFRLTDVAGKRAGAFSGGMRRRLDLAGAVVARPKVVVLDEPTTGLDPRGRLDTWDVVAGLVSGGTTVLLTTQYLEEADRLADHIAVINHGSVIAEGTASQLKDRAGSERVDITVMNAADLRSATSVLMEATGGVAIPEVDEAALSVSVAAPGGHGVLVRVLAELDARSLPVTEASLRRPTLDDVFLQLTGGSPQTPHQNSEDKEGVPA; from the coding sequence GTGATCCGCGTAGACAATGTCCGCAAGTCCTACGGCTCTTTCACGGCCTTGGATGGCTTGACCCTGGATGCCCCCGAAGGCACGGTGCTGGGATTGCTGGGGCCCAACGGCTCCGGCAAAACCACCACCGTCAAGGTGCTCACCACCTTGCTGACCCCGGATTCAGGGGACGCCTGGGTGGCCGGCCATTCGGTCCGCACCGACCCGGAACTGGTCCGCCGCAACCTCGGCCTCTCCGGGCAGTACGCGGCCGTGGATGAAAAGCTCACCGCTTTTGAGAACCTCCACATGGTGGGGCGCCTCTACGGAATGAACCGCCGGAACGCCACGGCACGTGCGCATGAACTGTTGGCAGACTTCCGCCTCACGGACGTAGCAGGCAAACGGGCCGGGGCTTTCTCCGGCGGCATGCGGCGGCGGCTGGACCTTGCCGGCGCGGTAGTGGCCCGGCCCAAAGTCGTGGTGCTGGACGAGCCCACCACGGGCCTGGACCCGCGGGGCAGGCTGGATACCTGGGACGTGGTGGCCGGGCTGGTGTCGGGAGGGACCACTGTCCTCCTGACCACCCAGTACCTTGAGGAAGCAGATCGGCTGGCAGACCACATTGCCGTGATCAACCACGGCTCCGTGATTGCCGAAGGCACTGCCAGCCAGCTTAAGGACCGGGCCGGTTCAGAACGGGTGGACATCACCGTGATGAATGCGGCCGATCTGCGCAGCGCAACCTCCGTGTTGATGGAGGCAACCGGCGGGGTTGCCATTCCGGAGGTGGACGAGGCCGCGTTGAGTGTGTCCGTTGCTGCCCCCGGCGGCCATGGCGTGCTGGTCCGGGTCCTGGCCGAGTTGGATGCACGGTCCCTTCCCGTGACCGAAGCATCCCTGCGCCGCCCCACCCTGGACGACGTCTTCCTCCAGCTCACCGGAGGCTCACCGCAAACCCCCCACCAGAACAGCGAAGACAAGGAAGGGGTGCCCGCATGA
- a CDS encoding MbtH family protein, whose translation MTNPFDDTSATFSVLVNEYQQHSLWPSFAATPKGWVAMFGPDSREACLDYVSQTWTDMAPRKVAELAASQ comes from the coding sequence GTGACGAACCCGTTTGATGACACCTCAGCAACCTTCTCCGTCCTGGTCAACGAATACCAACAGCACTCCCTGTGGCCTTCCTTCGCGGCCACACCCAAGGGGTGGGTAGCCATGTTCGGCCCGGACAGCCGGGAAGCCTGCCTGGATTACGTGTCTCAAACGTGGACCGACATGGCGCCCCGCAAGGTTGCCGAGCTGGCTGCCAGCCAGTGA